Proteins encoded by one window of Rhodamnia argentea isolate NSW1041297 chromosome 6, ASM2092103v1, whole genome shotgun sequence:
- the LOC115755973 gene encoding CAP-Gly domain-containing linker protein 1 → MADSESTPSLHVSAPLSSRKENVAPMSSKITELNESRSELLTRIQSLKQDLQSWRSKLDTQVKIYKDELSELKKSLNVEVEQLRSEFQELRTTLQQQQEDVTASLRNLGLQDVSEDTKDSVIQSPIVKEREDGADAGHVPTVVIKKEDPEY, encoded by the exons ATGGCCGACTCCGAATCAACCCCATCTCTCCATGTTTCTGCTCCCCTCTCATcc AGGAAGGAGAACGTTGCTCCCATGAGCTCGAAAATCACG GAGTTGAATGAGTCGAGGTCGGAGCTTCTTACTCGAATCCAAAGCCTGAAGCAG GATTTGCAAAGTTGGAGGTCGAAGTTGGATACCCAAGTCAAGATCTACAAAGAT GAACTTTCAGAACTTAAGAAATCACTTAACGTTGAGGTGGAACAACTCAGATCG GAATTTCAGGAACTCAGGACTACTCTTCAGCAGCAACAGGAGGATGTCACCGCTAGTTTAAGGAATCTTGGG TTGCAGGATGTTTCAGAAGATACCAAGGACAGTGTGATCCAAAGTCCAATTGTCAAAGAAAGAGAGGATGGTGCGGATGCTGGGCATGTTCCAACAGTAgtcataaaaaaggaagatcCCGAATACTGA